GCGCTGGAGCCCGCTGCAGGTGATCGAGGCGCTCAAGCCCAAGGCGCGCGCCGCCGGCTTGTGGAACCTGTTCCTGCCGCCCGATTCAGGCCATGGCGGCGCCGGCCTCAGCAACCTCGAGTACGCCCCGCAGGCCGAGCTGATGGGCCGCGTGCTGTGGTCCAGCGAGGTGTTCAACTGCTCGGCGCCCGACACCGGCAACATGGAGGTGCTGGCCCGCTACGGCAGCGCGGCGCAGCAAGCGCAGTGGCTGGCGCCGCTGCTGGCCGGCGAGATCCGCTCGGGCTTCGCGATGACCGAGCCGGCCGTGGCCTCGAGCGACGCCACCAACATCGAGGCGCGCATCGAACGTGTTCGCGGCAGTGCGGGCGACGAGTACCTCATCAACGGCCGCAAGTGGTGGACCTCGGGCGGCGGCGACCCACGCTGCAAGATCCTGATCTTCATGGGCAAGACCGATCCCGACGCGCCGCGCCACGCGCAGCAGTCGATGATCCTGGTGCCCATGGACACGCCAGGCGTCACCGTGCTGCGCCAGGTGCCGGTGTTCGGCTACGACGACGCGCCACACGGCCACAGCGAGGTCGAGTTCAGCAACGTGCGCGTGCCGGCCAGCAACATCCTGCTCGGTGAGGGCCGCGGCTTCGAGATCGCCCAGGGCCGCCTGGGCCCGGGCCGCATCCACCACTGCATGCGCCTGATCGGCCTGGCCGAGCGTGCGCTGGGCCTGATGTGCCAGCGCGCCGTGGCGCGCGTGGCCTTCGGCAAGACCATCGCCCAGCAGACGGTGACGCAGGAGCGCATCGCCGAGGCCCGCTGCCTGATCGAGCAGGCCCGCCTGCTCACCCTGAAGGCCGCCTGGATGATGGATGTGGCCGGCAACAAGGCGGCCAAGGCCGAGATCGCGATGATCAAGGTGGTGGCGCCCAACATGGCGCTGAAGGTCATCGACTGGGCCATGCAGGTCTACGGCGGCGCCGGCGTCAGCGACGACGTGCCGCTGGCCTTCTTCTATGCCCAGGCCCGCACGCTGCGCCTTGCCGACGGCCCCGATGAGGTGCACCGCAACGCCATCGCCAAGATCGAGTTGGGGCGGCACACGCAACGATGACTTCTGGGCTGCCGGGGGCAGCCTCCTCAGCGGGCCGAGCGCCCGGCCGCTCCCAAGCCGGCCCGCCAACCCGCCCGGCGGGTGGTCCCGCGTACCCGCGGGGCCGGGTGCCTCATCCCCGCGGCGGCAGGCGCTGGGTGGTGTCGTCGGGATCGGTGGGGCCGATGTGCTCCCACAGGCTGGGCTGGGTGGTCTGGCCGGCGCCGGCCGCGTCGCGCCACTCGTCGCCCAGGCGTCGCGCCTCGCGCAGCGCATGCTCGAACACCGACACCCACTGCGCCAGGCGCTGGGCGTCGGGCTCGTCCATCGCCGTGCGCAGCGTGAGCCGGCCGCGGCCGATGGTCAGCGTGACCGGGTGATCCTCGGCCACCGCATCGATCGACGCCGCCAGCGCGTCGCTCAACGGCGAGGCCAGCCACTGCTGGGTCCAGGGCAGCACGCTCGACACCGCGCCGTAGCGATCGCGCAGACGGCCCAGGTCGGCCGCCGGCTGCTTCTGGTACATCACCAGCCAGCGCATCTCGGATGGCGTCTCGGTGTCGATGCGGGTCTGCACATCGTCCACATACTG
This portion of the Aquabacterium sp. OR-4 genome encodes:
- a CDS encoding acyl-CoA dehydrogenase family protein, translated to MDFAYSAKTQQYRERVQAFMDEHIFPAEARYAEELAANTAAGKRWSPLQVIEALKPKARAAGLWNLFLPPDSGHGGAGLSNLEYAPQAELMGRVLWSSEVFNCSAPDTGNMEVLARYGSAAQQAQWLAPLLAGEIRSGFAMTEPAVASSDATNIEARIERVRGSAGDEYLINGRKWWTSGGGDPRCKILIFMGKTDPDAPRHAQQSMILVPMDTPGVTVLRQVPVFGYDDAPHGHSEVEFSNVRVPASNILLGEGRGFEIAQGRLGPGRIHHCMRLIGLAERALGLMCQRAVARVAFGKTIAQQTVTQERIAEARCLIEQARLLTLKAAWMMDVAGNKAAKAEIAMIKVVAPNMALKVIDWAMQVYGGAGVSDDVPLAFFYAQARTLRLADGPDEVHRNAIAKIELGRHTQR